In one Novosphingopyxis iocasae genomic region, the following are encoded:
- a CDS encoding ribonuclease J codes for MKPKKELLFLALGGSGEIGMNVNLYGCNGKWIMVDLGISFSDPYYPGTDLVLPDLEFIERNADDLLGIVLTHGHEDHIGAIPWLAEELGVPLYATKFTAGLIGYKLREHGLEKDIELNVIEDDGQFQLGDFGIRYVPLAHSIAEGNALLIETPYGNIFHTGDWKIDEEPQIGTPSTAEELTAIGDEGVLALVCDSTNVFNESASGSEAMVRESLMEACRAIDTRIMVTTFASNLARLQTLGEVAKATGRELCVAGRSLDRMIENAKATGYLKNFPEVVRFDEAMQLPRSKVLIVATGGQGDPRAALARVAEGNHKLSLETGDVVLFSSKQIPGNEIAIGIIQNKLAEMDVTMVTERQADIHVSGHPGRPELKSMYDWIRPDILMPVHGEMRHMKEQARLGLAHGIPRAVVQKNGDVVRLAPGEPKIIGRERAGRLIVDGDIIIAADGATMNERRRISNNGQISVAVAIDAGGNIAGDPVMQTQGVPIEDERDEFFDDAIDAARKATKKFDGDIEKLRENVRLAVRRTAREWTGKKPIVDVLVVEA; via the coding sequence ATGAAACCGAAAAAAGAACTTCTCTTCCTGGCCCTGGGTGGCTCGGGCGAGATTGGCATGAACGTCAACCTTTACGGTTGTAACGGCAAGTGGATCATGGTCGATCTCGGGATCAGCTTTTCCGATCCTTACTATCCCGGCACCGACCTTGTTCTGCCCGACCTGGAATTTATCGAACGCAATGCGGACGATCTGCTCGGTATCGTGCTGACCCACGGTCATGAGGATCATATCGGTGCCATTCCGTGGCTCGCCGAAGAACTGGGTGTGCCGCTTTACGCTACCAAGTTCACCGCGGGCCTGATCGGTTACAAACTGCGCGAGCATGGGCTGGAAAAGGACATTGAGCTTAATGTCATCGAAGATGACGGCCAGTTTCAGCTGGGCGATTTTGGCATCCGCTATGTCCCGCTCGCCCACAGCATCGCGGAAGGCAATGCGCTGCTGATCGAGACGCCTTATGGCAATATTTTCCACACCGGCGACTGGAAAATCGACGAGGAGCCGCAGATCGGCACGCCGTCCACTGCCGAGGAATTGACGGCGATCGGCGATGAGGGCGTTCTTGCGCTCGTTTGCGATTCCACCAATGTATTCAACGAAAGCGCATCCGGTTCGGAAGCGATGGTCCGAGAATCGTTGATGGAAGCATGCCGCGCGATCGACACGCGCATCATGGTGACGACTTTCGCCTCCAATCTTGCCCGGCTCCAAACGCTCGGCGAAGTTGCCAAGGCCACGGGCCGCGAACTGTGTGTCGCGGGGCGATCGCTGGACCGGATGATCGAAAACGCGAAGGCGACCGGCTATCTGAAGAACTTTCCTGAAGTCGTTCGCTTCGATGAGGCGATGCAGCTGCCGCGGAGCAAGGTGCTGATCGTGGCCACCGGCGGGCAGGGCGACCCCCGTGCAGCCTTGGCCCGCGTGGCAGAAGGAAACCACAAGCTTTCGCTGGAGACCGGAGACGTCGTCCTGTTCTCCTCCAAGCAGATCCCCGGCAACGAAATTGCGATCGGTATCATCCAGAACAAGCTGGCCGAGATGGACGTGACGATGGTGACCGAGCGGCAGGCGGATATCCATGTCTCCGGCCATCCCGGTCGCCCCGAGCTGAAGTCCATGTATGACTGGATCCGCCCCGACATCCTGATGCCGGTGCATGGCGAGATGCGCCACATGAAGGAACAGGCGCGTCTCGGTCTGGCCCACGGCATTCCGCGCGCGGTGGTGCAGAAAAACGGCGATGTCGTCCGCCTTGCTCCGGGCGAGCCGAAGATCATCGGTCGTGAGCGGGCAGGGCGTTTGATCGTCGATGGTGATATCATCATCGCCGCGGACGGCGCGACCATGAACGAGCGTCGCCGTATTTCGAACAACGGCCAGATTTCGGTCGCGGTGGCGATCGACGCCGGCGGCAACATTGCCGGCGATCCGGTGATGCAGACGCAGGGTGTGCCGATCGAGGACGAACGCGACGAGTTTTTCGACGATGCTATCGACGCCGCGCGCAAGGCGACGAAGAAGTTTGACGGCGATATCGAGAAGCTTCGCGAGAATGTTCGCCTTGCCGTGCGCCGCACGGCGCGCGAGTGGACCGGCAAGAAGCCGATCGTCGACGTCCTGGTGGTGGAGGCCTGA
- a CDS encoding biotin--[acetyl-CoA-carboxylase] ligase translates to MAWHLCQQRLFGPVLISRIDSVSSTTSTNDDVAAMARSGAEEGYWLRADRQSGGRGRLGRNWQSPVGNLYASTLIPLRPDDPPAPSLAFVAAVAAHKVLLPLAGERALQLKWPNDLLLDGGKCTGILLEREGDVVVLGMGVNLAHAPDIPGRKTASFADVGTVAEPAALMPELASAFAAMLERWRADRLPAILQEWESRAHPRGAELSVSLGPEEKLVGRFGGLAADGALLLELADGSLREIRAADVEIVRERS, encoded by the coding sequence GTGGCTTGGCACCTTTGCCAGCAACGCCTCTTCGGCCCTGTTCTGATCTCGCGCATCGACAGCGTTTCCAGCACCACGTCGACCAATGACGACGTGGCGGCAATGGCCCGTTCGGGTGCGGAAGAAGGCTACTGGCTGCGCGCCGATCGGCAGAGCGGCGGCCGCGGTCGGCTTGGACGGAACTGGCAGAGCCCCGTCGGCAACCTTTATGCCAGCACGCTCATCCCGCTGCGTCCAGATGATCCGCCAGCGCCCAGCCTCGCCTTTGTCGCAGCGGTTGCTGCACATAAGGTGCTGCTGCCGCTTGCCGGAGAGCGCGCTCTTCAACTGAAATGGCCGAATGACCTTCTGCTGGACGGAGGCAAATGCACCGGCATCCTCTTGGAGCGGGAGGGCGATGTGGTGGTCCTTGGCATGGGTGTAAACCTTGCCCATGCGCCGGACATTCCCGGCCGTAAGACTGCCAGCTTCGCGGACGTTGGAACGGTCGCCGAGCCCGCCGCCCTGATGCCTGAGCTGGCCTCTGCGTTCGCCGCGATGCTGGAACGCTGGCGAGCTGACCGGCTCCCAGCCATATTGCAGGAATGGGAATCGCGCGCCCATCCGCGCGGCGCAGAACTATCGGTATCGCTCGGGCCGGAGGAAAAACTTGTCGGACGCTTCGGGGGCCTTGCCGCCGACGGCGCTCTGTTGTTGGAATTGGCTGACGGCAGCTTGCGGGAAATTCGGGCAGCCGATGTTGAGATCGTCAGGGAACGGAGCTGA
- a CDS encoding sensor histidine kinase, whose translation MRSLALHEPICGTCGPDGELLSADLPLRRLQLRAGGDDGGTIALPGLLALCREAARLGMKLARRIEASDADNDYRFLVETAPGDDGNVDFCILSWSEAARDQRPDAAPRFTLSPANHEVGFQLDSGLNLISCDLGAVEELPSPEIGSALTDWLTLLPDEASRMPMLAAVAERQTFRGQGAKIADRNAQLSGHPMLAARGEFAGYVCTLELLAAEAKDEEPPSLAPFPAQLVGPKLQRPLDRIVANAETIHAQIEGPIRANYAGYARDIASAASHLKGLVGDFGDLEAVENAQFALDCERIDCSELARRAAGLLSVRAADHNITIQAPSESDSLQATGEYRRVLQILVNLIGNAVRYAPDGTQVTVETETSENDEPCIVVADQGSGLTDEQRTKVFEKFERLGRSGDGGSGLGLYISRRLARAMGGDLRAVEADEGARFVLNLPPA comes from the coding sequence ATGCGTAGTCTCGCGCTGCACGAACCGATTTGCGGCACCTGCGGCCCGGACGGCGAGCTGCTGTCGGCGGATCTTCCGCTGCGCCGCTTGCAGCTGCGCGCCGGCGGGGACGACGGTGGAACGATCGCCTTGCCCGGTCTCCTCGCTCTGTGCCGTGAAGCCGCCCGTCTGGGCATGAAGCTTGCACGGCGGATCGAGGCGAGCGATGCGGACAATGATTATCGCTTTCTTGTCGAAACCGCGCCGGGGGATGACGGGAATGTGGACTTCTGCATCCTTTCTTGGTCCGAAGCCGCACGTGACCAAAGACCGGACGCCGCGCCGCGTTTCACGCTTTCGCCTGCGAACCATGAAGTCGGCTTCCAGCTCGATTCCGGTCTCAATCTAATCTCCTGCGATTTAGGAGCTGTAGAAGAGCTGCCTTCGCCCGAAATTGGTAGCGCGTTGACCGATTGGCTTACTCTGCTTCCCGATGAAGCAAGCCGGATGCCGATGCTTGCGGCGGTGGCCGAGCGGCAAACGTTTCGCGGGCAGGGGGCGAAGATTGCTGATCGGAACGCGCAGCTGTCCGGCCATCCGATGCTTGCAGCAAGGGGTGAATTTGCAGGCTATGTCTGCACGCTGGAATTGCTTGCCGCGGAAGCCAAAGACGAAGAACCGCCATCGCTGGCCCCTTTTCCGGCGCAGCTGGTCGGTCCAAAGCTGCAACGGCCGCTCGACCGCATCGTCGCCAATGCCGAGACCATTCATGCGCAGATCGAAGGCCCGATCCGCGCCAACTATGCGGGCTATGCGCGTGATATCGCGTCCGCTGCCAGCCATCTCAAAGGGCTAGTAGGCGACTTCGGCGATCTGGAGGCGGTTGAAAACGCGCAGTTCGCGCTCGATTGCGAACGCATCGACTGCAGTGAACTCGCTCGGCGCGCTGCCGGATTGCTCTCCGTTCGCGCCGCCGATCATAATATCACCATCCAAGCGCCGTCAGAGTCCGACAGTTTGCAAGCCACGGGCGAATATCGCCGCGTGTTGCAAATCCTCGTAAACCTGATCGGCAACGCCGTACGCTATGCGCCGGACGGCACGCAGGTGACGGTGGAAACTGAGACTTCAGAAAACGACGAGCCTTGCATCGTGGTTGCCGATCAAGGCAGTGGACTGACCGACGAACAGCGCACGAAGGTGTTCGAGAAGTTCGAGCGTCTCGGTCGTTCAGGTGATGGCGGCAGCGGCCTTGGGCTCT
- a CDS encoding DUF1467 family protein → MQLTSVIAIYVLFWCLTLFVVLPFGLRTHDELGHEKVPGQADSAPANASAWKIILRTTVVAGLLFGLFYLNYVYGWIEAKDMDFFAPLREG, encoded by the coding sequence ATGCAACTGACCTCGGTCATTGCAATTTATGTTCTGTTCTGGTGCCTGACCCTGTTCGTGGTGCTGCCGTTCGGGCTGCGCACGCATGACGAACTGGGGCATGAAAAGGTGCCCGGACAGGCGGATAGCGCACCCGCCAATGCCTCTGCCTGGAAGATCATCCTGCGCACAACCGTGGTGGCCGGACTGTTGTTCGGTCTGTTTTACCTGAATTATGTGTACGGGTGGATCGAGGCGAAGGACATGGACTTCTTCGCCCCGCTGCGTGAGGGCTGA
- a CDS encoding Hpt domain-containing protein encodes MSYDNGALDAALSQAAGNDPDLMGELRRAFEESTRRQIDLMSRARCDANWIYAALRLKGIAASFGASEVQRLAEEAAEGAPGDPVVLRELRDTIES; translated from the coding sequence ATGTCCTATGACAATGGAGCATTGGATGCCGCGCTGTCCCAGGCAGCAGGCAACGACCCGGATTTGATGGGTGAGCTGCGCCGCGCTTTCGAGGAGAGTACGCGGAGGCAGATCGACCTGATGTCCCGCGCCCGCTGTGATGCCAACTGGATTTACGCTGCGCTCAGACTGAAGGGCATCGCTGCCAGTTTCGGTGCCAGTGAGGTGCAGCGGCTCGCCGAGGAAGCGGCTGAGGGTGCGCCTGGCGATCCCGTCGTGCTGCGCGAGCTTCGTGATACCATCGAAAGCTGA
- a CDS encoding type III pantothenate kinase — MLLAIDAGNTNIVFAAMKAGEVKARWRIATDPRRTADEYAVWLRQLMELAGIDPSSIDAVIVSTVVPRALHNLTLLADKYLGCEALVAGRGAADYGLVVDVEEPRSLGADRAVNAVAAHAAHDGDLIVIDFGTATTFDHIDYTGAYKGGIIAPGINLSLDALVAAAAKLPNIAIEAPATDSVIGRNTEDQMHIGVYWGYVSMMEGIVQRMRTEIGRPARVIATGGLAQLFDKHTDLFDAVEPDLTLKGLALIAARAESTL; from the coding sequence ATGCTGCTCGCCATCGATGCCGGTAATACCAATATCGTCTTTGCCGCAATGAAAGCGGGCGAGGTCAAGGCGCGCTGGCGCATCGCCACGGATCCGCGTCGCACGGCGGACGAATATGCCGTTTGGTTGCGGCAGCTGATGGAGCTGGCGGGAATCGATCCGTCAAGCATCGACGCCGTCATCGTTTCCACCGTCGTGCCGCGCGCGCTTCACAACCTGACGCTTCTGGCCGACAAATATCTGGGGTGCGAGGCTCTGGTGGCTGGGCGCGGGGCTGCGGATTACGGTCTTGTCGTTGATGTGGAGGAGCCGCGCTCATTGGGCGCGGATCGCGCGGTTAACGCAGTTGCCGCCCATGCAGCGCATGACGGCGATCTGATTGTCATCGACTTCGGCACGGCCACCACGTTCGATCATATCGATTATACCGGTGCCTATAAGGGCGGCATCATCGCGCCGGGCATCAACCTTTCGCTCGACGCCTTGGTTGCGGCGGCGGCCAAGCTACCCAATATAGCGATCGAAGCGCCCGCCACGGACAGCGTGATCGGGCGTAATACCGAAGACCAGATGCATATCGGCGTCTATTGGGGCTATGTTTCCATGATGGAAGGGATCGTCCAGCGAATGCGGACAGAAATCGGCCGCCCGGCGCGCGTCATCGCGACCGGTGGCCTTGCCCAGCTCTTCGACAAGCATACCGACCTGTTCGACGCCGTCGAACCGGACCTTACATTAAAGGGGCTGGCGCTGATCGCCGCCCGCGCTGAAAGCACATTATGA